Proteins co-encoded in one Salvia splendens isolate huo1 chromosome 4, SspV2, whole genome shotgun sequence genomic window:
- the LOC121799018 gene encoding uncharacterized protein LOC121799018 isoform X2 gives MSTDGFKHFFCFFFKLAHFAYFLICPWRFQKPATQISYAENPSHFNSNLGINKETATVCTLIANRVMQTGYEHGKGLSPLPGGPNVGIPNSGKRPWGGSSSSRVDCDVVTATPRNKFRKGERSRRMWTPQEEEILAATLLDLTATGWKSDNGFRAGYLSKIEDSLRAEFPNTDLKGNPHINSKIGAWKKSYGLLRSILSRTGADKEAKFMRNKSWPLWETWKTIFGKDRASGLAAEEIGAAAKSLRAQFAGGSQVNENDYHLSFEDFIPEPYTPVSNNNELHDDSSDNSGKQASTTKTIPPKRKKPSPDAELMEFLGNLHERTDARLEMISKRIGYEFDMGQARQEVFDKLGTVEGLTLPQRNRLCNILGDKPQRLEVFIGMPSNARLGYLLCLIEDEQKKG, from the exons ATGAGTACAGATGgctttaaacattttttttgttttttttttaaattagcCCATTTTGCATACTTCCTAATATGCCCTTGGCGTTTTCAGAAGCCCGCCACCCAAATTTCCTACGCGGAAAACCCATCTCATTTCAATTCAAATTTGGGGATAAATAAGGAGACTGCTACTGTCTGCACATTGATAGCAAACAGAGTGATGCAGACGGGATACGAGCACGGGAAAG GTCTGTCTCCGTTACCCGGAGGACCGAATGTAGGTATCCCCAACTCTGGAAAACGTCCATGGGGTGGTAGCTCTAGCAGCAGGGTCGATTGCGATG TTGTGACTGCGACGCCGAGGAACAAGTTTCGCAAGGGGGAAAGATCGAGACGAATGTGGACTCCGCAGGAGGAAGAAATACTAGCCGCGACATTGCTAGACCTCACTGCGACAGGCTGGAAATCGGACAACGGTTTCAGGGCGGGGTACCTAAGTAAGATAGAGGACAGCCTCCGTGCCGAGTTCCCCAACACGGACTTGAAAGGAAACCCGCACATCAACTCCAAAATCGGGGCGTGGAAGAAGAGTTATGGCCTTCTCCGATCCATACTGAGTCGAACTGGG GCAGACAAAGAGGCCAAATTTATGCGGAACAAATCGTGGCCATTGTGGGAGACGTGGAAGACTATATTTGGCAAGGATCGTGCTTCAGGGCTGGCTGCTGAAGAGATAGGTGCAGCTGCGAAAAGTCTCCGTGCCCAGTTTGCTGGAGGCAGCCAGGTTAACGAAAACGACTACCACCTCTCCTTTGAAGATTTCATCCCTGAACCGTATACACCGGTGTCCAACAACAATGAGTTGCACGATGACAGCTCCGACAATAGTGGGAAACAGGCGTCGACTACCAAAACTATACCTCCGAAGAGGAAAAAGCCATCCCCTGATGCAGAGCTTATGGAGTTCCTAGGCAACCTCCATGAGAGAACTGATGCGCGGCTTGAGATGATTTCTAAACGCATTGGATATGAGTTCGACATGGGTCAAGCACGACAGGAAGTGTTTGATAAGCTCGGCACCGTTGAAGGCCTTACACTGCCCCAACGCAATCGTCTGTGTAATATTTTGGGTGACAAACCTCAACGTCTTGAAGTTTTCATTGGCATGCCGTCCAATGCTCGTCTTGGCTATCTCCTATGCCTTATCGAGGACGAACAGAAGAAAGGCTGA
- the LOC121800694 gene encoding uncharacterized protein LOC121800694, protein MKASIKFRDEQTPLLRAKIPLNIMNFPFQSGVSAGDSKDLSLNLRTFLDCGPSIKFSYRPNDSQKPFSFVFKTGIWHFGSPSKSPLVMSAEFNLVGNQNPTFFIHFKPDLGDFSLKKSHSSASVKNLGEKLNAGREDFVDGNNFNGNGFFPAAESKKAGIVVDGLLKGAELTARTSVSLRDFAMVNLRWGFRVPPREAAEDMDAVVVSKAGDRMAGIRLPYLVMDKIGIEQVARADSKKEKLGPAYNDVAEACLGVKKQLEVIQAENGLLSRALIDLRSDVAAGKMNVFSDHHLSKYAGGAADGRGDSDKTSIEKEAF, encoded by the coding sequence ATGAAGGCTTCAATCAAATTTAGGGATGAGCAGACGCCATTGCTCAGAGCTAAAATCCCACTCAATATTATGAATTTCCCCTTTCAGTCCGGCGTTTCTGCTGGCGATTCGAAAGACTTATCCCTAAACCTTAGAACTTTTCTCGATTGCGGCCCCTCTATCAAATTTTCCTACCGCCCAAATGATTCGCAAAAGCCTTTCAGCTTCGTTTTCAAAACCGGGATCTGGCATTTCGGCTCGCCCAGTAAAAGCCCTCTCGTGATGAGCGCCGAGTTCAATTTAGTCGGGAACCAAAACCCTACATTCTTCATCCACTTCAAGCCCGATTTGGGCGATTTCTCGCTGAAGAAGTCACACTCGTCGGCCTCCGTGAAGAATCTGGGCGAGAAATTGAACGCCGGCCGCGAGGATTTCGTGGATGGCAACAATTTTAACGGGAACGGATTCTTCCCGGCGGCGGAGTCGAAGAAGGCGGGGATAGTGGTGGACGGGCTGCTGAAGGGCGCTGAGCTCACCGCGAGGACGTCGGTTTCGCTGCGCGATTTCGCGATGGTGAATCTCAGGTGGGGGTTTAGGGTTCCGCCGCGGGAGGCGGCAGAGGATATGGATGCGGTGGTGGTGTCGAAGGCTGGTGATCGGATGGCTGGGATTAGACTACCGTACTTGGTGATGGATAAAATCGGGATTGAACAAGTGGCTAGAGCCGATTCGAAGAAGGAGAAATTGGGTCCCGCGTACAATGACGTGGCTGAGGCGTGTTTGGGAGTGAAGAAGCAGCTTGAGGTGATTCAAGCTGAGAATGGGCTGCTGAGCAGGGCTTTGATTGACTTGAGATCTGACGTGGCAGCCGGAAAAATGAATGTATTCTCCGATCACCACCTGAGCAAGTATGCCGGAGGCGCCGCCGATGGGAGAGGCGATAGTGATAAGACTTCAATAGAGAAGGAGGCATTTTGA
- the LOC121799018 gene encoding uncharacterized protein LOC121799018 isoform X1, protein MSTDGFKHFFCFFFKLAHFAYFLICPWRFQKPATQISYAENPSHFNSNLGINKETATVCTLIANRVMQTGYEHGKGLSPLPGGPNVGIPNSGKRPWGGSSSSRVDCDVVTATPRNKFRKGERSRRMWTPQEEEILAATLLDLTATGWKSDNGFRAGYLSKIEDSLRAEFPNTDLKGNPHINSKIGAWKKSYGLLRSILSRTGVGWNHHGDHKFDCSDEQWGQIVLADKEAKFMRNKSWPLWETWKTIFGKDRASGLAAEEIGAAAKSLRAQFAGGSQVNENDYHLSFEDFIPEPYTPVSNNNELHDDSSDNSGKQASTTKTIPPKRKKPSPDAELMEFLGNLHERTDARLEMISKRIGYEFDMGQARQEVFDKLGTVEGLTLPQRNRLCNILGDKPQRLEVFIGMPSNARLGYLLCLIEDEQKKG, encoded by the exons ATGAGTACAGATGgctttaaacattttttttgttttttttttaaattagcCCATTTTGCATACTTCCTAATATGCCCTTGGCGTTTTCAGAAGCCCGCCACCCAAATTTCCTACGCGGAAAACCCATCTCATTTCAATTCAAATTTGGGGATAAATAAGGAGACTGCTACTGTCTGCACATTGATAGCAAACAGAGTGATGCAGACGGGATACGAGCACGGGAAAG GTCTGTCTCCGTTACCCGGAGGACCGAATGTAGGTATCCCCAACTCTGGAAAACGTCCATGGGGTGGTAGCTCTAGCAGCAGGGTCGATTGCGATG TTGTGACTGCGACGCCGAGGAACAAGTTTCGCAAGGGGGAAAGATCGAGACGAATGTGGACTCCGCAGGAGGAAGAAATACTAGCCGCGACATTGCTAGACCTCACTGCGACAGGCTGGAAATCGGACAACGGTTTCAGGGCGGGGTACCTAAGTAAGATAGAGGACAGCCTCCGTGCCGAGTTCCCCAACACGGACTTGAAAGGAAACCCGCACATCAACTCCAAAATCGGGGCGTGGAAGAAGAGTTATGGCCTTCTCCGATCCATACTGAGTCGAACTGGGGTAGGGTGGAACCATCACGGTGATCACAAGTTTGATTGTAGTGATGAACAATGGGGACAGATTGTGCTG GCAGACAAAGAGGCCAAATTTATGCGGAACAAATCGTGGCCATTGTGGGAGACGTGGAAGACTATATTTGGCAAGGATCGTGCTTCAGGGCTGGCTGCTGAAGAGATAGGTGCAGCTGCGAAAAGTCTCCGTGCCCAGTTTGCTGGAGGCAGCCAGGTTAACGAAAACGACTACCACCTCTCCTTTGAAGATTTCATCCCTGAACCGTATACACCGGTGTCCAACAACAATGAGTTGCACGATGACAGCTCCGACAATAGTGGGAAACAGGCGTCGACTACCAAAACTATACCTCCGAAGAGGAAAAAGCCATCCCCTGATGCAGAGCTTATGGAGTTCCTAGGCAACCTCCATGAGAGAACTGATGCGCGGCTTGAGATGATTTCTAAACGCATTGGATATGAGTTCGACATGGGTCAAGCACGACAGGAAGTGTTTGATAAGCTCGGCACCGTTGAAGGCCTTACACTGCCCCAACGCAATCGTCTGTGTAATATTTTGGGTGACAAACCTCAACGTCTTGAAGTTTTCATTGGCATGCCGTCCAATGCTCGTCTTGGCTATCTCCTATGCCTTATCGAGGACGAACAGAAGAAAGGCTGA